The nucleotide window AACCGTCACTAATATAGGTATGGAGCCTATAAGCAAGGTTTGGATAATCCTATTCCCATATAAGGGAGACAGACTAATTGAATATTGGAGTCCATACTCATATTCAAAGAGCGTTGAAAACCTATACATTGGGGAATCCTACAGCTACAACTTCACCAAACTACCAAAATACATGACAACATACAAAGTAATTGCAGTAGCAGGATAAGGGGATTATTCTAAATTTTTAACAGTTCATAATCAAGTAATCATCTTTTCGCTACACATACAAACAATATGCCATTTATTTCCAGCATTTAAGTTGGAAGTACATAACCTTACATGTCAGTTAGAATGTGGATACTAATTTGTGTATGGCAAATTCCCATTGTTTTAGAGCTTCTGCCTTAGTTGGTTTTCCATTTATTACTTCAATCATTTCATTAAATAGTCTTTCACCAGCCTCTTGGATTGTCTCTTTACCCTCTATTACAGCTGCATAGAAGTCTATGTTTTCCTCCATCAACTTATATGTTTCGGGGTTACCGGTAATTTTTATCACAGGTGCTATGGGGGAACCTGTTGGTGTACCTCTCCCAGTTGTGAAAATCACTATTTGAGCGCCACCAGCCAGCATGCCAACAATGGATTCTATATCTTGACCTGGTGTATCCATAAAGTATAGTCCGCTTTTACTTGGAATGGGTTCTGCATAATCTAGGACTCCTTGAAGTGGTTTGGTTCCAGCTTTATAAATAGCTCCGAGGGATTTCTCTTCAATCGTGGTTATGCCTCCCTTAATGTTTCCCGGGCTTGGATTTCCGCCAAGTAGATCTACTTTCATGGACTTAGCTTTCTCCTCAACCCTCCTAACCACTTCCAGCAGTTTTTCCGCAACTTCCCTTGATACAGCTCTCTTAGCCAGTAAATGTTCTGCCCCTATAACTTCCGTAGTCTCAGAGAATACCACTCTACCTCCCAAATCGATAAGTTTATCAGCAACATAACCTGCAACTGGATTTGCCACGAAACCAGAAGTTGCATCAGAACCACCACATTCCAATGCAAGTGTAATGTTTGAAATATCAACCTCTTCTCTCCTTAACTTGGAAACTTCTTGTATGAATTTACGTGTAATGCTCACCCCCCTCTCCATAGCTTTTAATGTTCCACCAAGATCTTGTATCACAATATGCTCCACAAGTTTACCCGTAGTAGCTATTTTATCTGCAACCCTTTCGGGACGTACTGCTTCACAGCCTAAACCAACCACTAACACAGCTGCCACATTGGGATTCCCACCTATTCCAATCAATGTTCTTTCCGTTTGCTCTAGATCTGCACCTATTTGACCACAACCATGTTGATTATCAATACAAACAGCACCCACAATCTCTGAAATACGCTCCGCTACAACCCTAGAACAAATTACTGTGGGCAATATTACCACATGATTCCTCACACCAACCCTCCCATCAGATCTAATATACCCCAAAACCTTCACCTTCCATTCACCCCCAAATCGCCCCTACCCCTCAAACTCTCAACATTATGAATGTGGACATGTTCACCCCTTTTAATAGGCTTAGTAGCCCTCCCAATAACTTCACCATACTTAATCACATACCCATTCTGTGGAATATCCTCCAATGCAAACTTATGCCCAAATGGAATATCATTCAACAAGACAACCCTAATCTCTTCACCACCCCTCCCAACAACAACCTCACACCCTCTACATAGATTTGCCAATGCAGTTGCCACATTATCCCTTTCATGCAATACAACAGCCACCCCCCTAAAAACACCTGAACAAGATGAAGACATACCCATCACACAACTAACCTACGCCAAATATAAGTCTCATATATGAATATAAATTGATGCATAAAATCTAGAAGAATAGTTTACGCACCCCAAATGTAGCGTATACGTTGTAGCGGAAAGTTGATCAAATGCTTTAGGGTTCATCGTGGGAGAGAAGAATTATATGCTGGGGATGGATAAATGGTATTTTTGAGGAAAAATTATGCAACATATAGACGAGGTAAATATTCTTAGAAGGAGGGCATATGCTTTCCTAAGAATTGCAGAAACAAGTTTTAATAATGGAGATTATGACTTAACAGTTTTCCTATGCGAGCAAGCCGTACAGCTTTACTTAAAATCCCTCCTCCTAGAAGAAATTGGAGATTACCCAAGAACGTGCTCAATAACACGCCTTCTTCAACTATTTCAGAAATTAAAGGGGCTGGAGGACCTTTACAAGTTATATCAGGAGCGAAGATATGAATTTACTGTTTTAGAGGACTCGTATATTGCTTCAAGATATCTTCCCAAGGAATATAGTAGGGAGGAAGCTGAGAAAATATTAAACTTAGCAAGGGAGGTGTTGAAATATCGAATACTACATTGATATGCTCATAGAGAGGGCGAAAATGGTTAGGGAGTGGAAACCATACGCTGAGAAGATAGCGAATGCGGCTAAACAATTATTGCCAGATGCAGAAGTCTACGTTTTTGGTAGCGTGATTCGTGGTGAAGCTGTTGGTGGGAGCGACGTAGACATACTCATAAAGTCAGACAATCTCCCAAATGACAATTTTGGCAGAGCAAGACTCAAATTTAAAATAGAGGAAATATGCAATCTTCCACCATACCACCCATTCGAAATACACCTAGCCAACAGCCAAGAAATGAAATTCTACGCAAGAATAAAAGAACTCACAAAAATAGAATAAGAAGGGGGATTCTATAGAGAGCTACAGCAGAAACAATTGCACCTAAATGTAATAATATAAATATGCAATTTGTAGTGTGCAGATAAGCTAGACTTTTGAAAACAATTTCAATCATTTCGTTTAATAAGTACTCTCACATTATGGGTTTATCAAGTTATTGTAATGTTCATAATGGCTTGTGGAGAAATGGTGTTGAAGAATGTGAATTCAAGCATTTAGAAGTGTCGCTATACTTCTTTCATGGTTTTTGGAGTTGATGGTAGTATTTTGGCTGTTGCTTTGAATACCATGTAGGCTACTATGGATGAGAGGAATACGTGGATTATGTTGAAGATGGCATTAAACCATAAAGTTAGCATCAATGCCTCAGTTTCCGATGAAATATTGAATCCGATGGCTCTCAAGATGGATGCTGAGAATTTCAGGTAGTCTGGAGCTACCCAAAGCAGTACAACAACATTGGTTATGGAGCTTACAGCAACCCTGAAGATTATTCCAAGTAGTAGAGCCATGGCTAAAGTTTTCCATAGAGATCTACCCTTAACCATCCTTATCCCAAGCCAAGAACCAATAACCATGGGTGCCACAGCCAAGAACTTCATTAATGGCCCAAGGAACCAGCCCCTCGCAATTGTTAAGACAATCCAATGTATAATTGAAGTGGAGAGGCCAACGCCAAACCCACCTAAGAACAGCGCCAACATCACCGGTATCTCAGCGAAATCAAACTTCAAATATGGCATTAGTGGAAATGGAACCTCAGCATGACTAAACGTCAAAAGTATAGCCAAAGCTGCAAAAATAGCAGTATACGCAACCAAAACACTCCTCCTCACACTGCTACCCAACCTTCCACCCAGAAGCTAAAACATAACAACCAATATTTAAATTTTAGAGTAACTACTCTAATTTGAGTAACAATTTCAACACAATAATTCCATGTTAGAGCATAGTTGAGGGGCTACATACATTAAATTATATTTCTGATACTTCCACCACCTCAATTCCCTGTTCCAGTTGAGCTGCTTCTTTAAGTTCCCTTGATGCCTTTCTACATATTATCATTGGTTTAGCCATTTTACCGTTATGCTTATAGTATAGGTATCTGTATGTTACCGCTTGACCTATAGCCATATAATTCAACTCCCTCTCCACCTCAACAATATATTCATTGCAAGTCTTAGCATGCATAAGGGCATCAGCAGAATATCTTCCAAGCGTATATTCGGTTACGACTTTATCGAATTCGCCCCCATGGATTTTGAGGAAATCCTCCAATATCTCCATTTCCACTGATGTTAATGGTTTAGCTTCAACAATCCTCGGAAGCTTTGATGATTTGCATATGTTTATTAGTGGGCATAGGTAGCATTGTGATCTAGCCAAATTCTTTGCACAATACCCCATTATTGAAACCCTTGAGAGTACGTAATCGTATTTTGTTGGATCTTCAGGGTTTATCCCCCTCAGAAATCTAGTCGCCTCCAAGACTCCACGCCAATTCAATGCTACTTTCAACTGAAAAGCCCTTGTGAGAACTCTCTGCAAACCCAAATCCAATGAGACTAGTAAATGCCTCTTATTGATGAAGCTCCACAAACCCATATCAGGATACGGTCTAACAAGCCACCTAAAGAATAGGTTAAACCTCTTCAAAGGTGAATTTATACTCTTGGGTATTAGTGGTGGGCGTCCACCATAATTCTGCATTACCCCAAGCAAGCCCCTCAAAACCCCCTCCATAGGCTCAGAATCCCACCTATGCCTGGCATACAATTCCTTAACAAGGTTTCCAAGAGAACCATAAACTTCATGAACTCTTTTAAAAGCGGCAAATAAGCCAATTATATCGCCAATCTTCACAAACCTATGTGTAAAGCCAATTCTAGAACCTCTCGGAGAATGCCACTCAAACCCCTTAAGAATATTCTCAGCAAGTTTAGCATCATATATCAAGTCTAGGAATGACAAATTCCTCTTCTCAATATGCTTAACCAAACCAATAAGCATAGGATTCAAAACACTGACAACAGGCATCTGAAAATCTATCAAAGCACAAAACAAAGCCCAAAACTCCCTATCAACAGAATCCCTAGCAGAATAAAGCCTAACAGGACCAAGAACAGAAGTACCCAAATATACGTCACACAAACGCTCATAAGCCTCATCCATAACACGCCTAACATAACAAAACTCTAAATTATCAATCACATTTCAAACCTCCACCACATCATCAACTACGATAGCAGAATTAAAATAAGGAGTCGTTAAGTACATATTCCCAATTAAACTGTTTTTGCAAAAATTAATAAATTTTTTATATCACTGATTCTAACAAATTATTTTGAAAGAACATTCATCCTTGAATCATCCAATGTTTTCACAGGTGTATGGGCTTTCATTGAATAGTTTTCTAACGTCTTCTAGGTTTATTCTAAGTATGTTGACTAGCATTGCATGTTAAGTCATTGGTTCTCCTTCAAAGTATAGACCCATAATAAACCCTCTAAATGTGGAGATTGGTGGGGAAGTCATATAAAGTTTGTTTAGACTTCTTCAGAATCCATTGAGTGTAAGACTTATATTGGTGATAAAGTAGCCTAGTACGAAGAATGCTGCAAATTAGTAGGTCTTGGATGGTTTAAAGAAAGTATTTAAGTGGTTAATTCATTGTTCTTTTGGTAAATGATTAATTCTCCTAAGAGGAGGCTATTTGGATGACGGATTACTTTTTGATTTCGGTGTCGAGTAGGCAGAATCTTGATTTGTGTATGAGGTATGCTTTGGCTGGTTTCACTAATAGTATTAATGGTTTGTGGACTTTTCTGGATGTTGAAGAGGGGGATTATGTTTCATTTTTGTATGGTGCAAGGGTATACAATCTTTATAAAGTTGTTAAGAAGGAAGCGTATGAGGATGCGGATAGGTTACCGCCATGGCCTCCTATTACTTTTAAGGTGTCTAGGAGAACTTATTATTTCCCTTTTAGGTTGCATTTGAGGCAGGAGAGGGAGTTATGTGAGCCTATGGTTAGACCTGAATTTTCTTATGTTGCGGAGAACCTGCTTTTGAGAGGGGATTATAGGAAGACTCATTTTCAAGCAGATGCTGTTACTTTTTACAATGTTTCTAATATGGGGAGTATATGTGATAAGAGTGGGGAAAAATTAGAGCTTGGTGGAAAGACTTTTGTTCCAAAGATAGTCTTCGATAGAGGGAGACAGAAGGATCCTTGGAAATTCTACTTTCAAGAACTCATCTTGCAATCTCTTGTTAGGAAAAAGATGAGGAATGTTTTAGGGGAGATATTGAGCAATTTTAATATAAGTTTGCCGGAAAGTGAATTTGAGATTTTGGGGGAGAAGGCTTTACCTGAAGGGTTTGTGGATGTTTTCATTAAGTTAAAGCATCCTCAAGGTTCAAATATCTACCTTCTAGTTGAAGTGAAAACAGGTAGGGCGGGAAGAAATGAGCTAGAGCAACTTAAAAGTTATGTAAGAGAGTTTGGAAATGAGTGTAGGGGAGGCATACTGATAGCGAAGGAATTCTCCAAGAAAAACATAAAGACAAATCGCAACATCTTATTGATCAAGTATGAATTCGAACAGATAAGCAAAGATGAGGAATATTCTTATGATCAATTAATGCAAAAGTTGAACTTTGAAATTGTTCAATAAAATTAAGATTGTTTAATATTTGCCTTTAATCCTTTTACAGCTTCGCAAATTAGTTGAGAAGTTGTGGGGTTGTGTGTCTTTTTAATATGTAATAGGCGGTGGTTCCAAGGATGAAACCTATGGTTAAGTTTGTTAGGTAGGATGTTATTGCTACGAGTAGGGCTATGATTAATTCGATGTGTTTCTTTAATTTTAGGATTTCTTTCCCTAGTTCTATGGATACTGGGATTAGCATTGCACCAATTATTGCCAGTGGGAAATTTGAGAAGATCCACATGACGGTTGCTGAGAAGAGTATTGCTGAGATTATTTCTATTAAACCTTCCATTACCATTGCACCGCCAGTTCTCGCTCCATAGAAGTATTGGGCCATGAACCCTCCTGCACCATGACATAGTGGTATGCATCCGAAGAATGCTGCTAGAAGATTCATTAAGCCCATGTTTAAAGCTAGTTGTCCATCCTTTATCTTCCTTGAAAATCTTTCATTTACCGCTATTCTCGTAGCTATTACGGCGTTTGAGAGTGTTAGGAATACTTGTGTGAAGCCAACTTCCAGCATTCCCCTCAATGTATCATTAATGGTGAAAAAGTGTATTCTTGGGATATGAAGGCTCAGTGTAGCTGCCCCTCCATCATTTTGCAATGCAATGAGTATTCCAATGCAATATAAAATGATCGTGGCTGGAACAAATTTCCTCTTACGAATCGCTGTGCATAGAGCGATTATCGCTATCGAGAGGAGGGAGAGTAGGATCGATGTTTGCATGAGCTCTACAGATTCCATTAGGAGGTATATTGCTAGAGCAAGTTGTATACCGCGGGCAACGCATTCTGGCACAATCCATAAAATTTTATCCAAAAGACCTGTGGTAGATAATAGTAACCATACCAATGCCGTACCAAATGATGTGGCGTAAACTAAGTTTGCATCCCATTTAGAGGAAAGAGCATATATTGCAATAGCCTTCATAGGTTCAATTGGAAGTGGGAGCTTATAGTATATTCCTATGACCAAGTTGGAAACACCCATGACAAACATTATATTTGCAGGGTCAAGATTGAGAATTTTAACGTAAGTTAAAAAGAGGGGATGCAGCGGTCCAAAATCTCCTAAAGCACCCCCAAGCTCTCTTAAATTGAACTTAAGCCCTCCCTCATCAGCTTGATTTTTACTACCCATAACGCGCATTTTAGCCATAACAAACCTAAATATTTTAAGCTACTTTATAGATTAAGATTTCGAACAATAACCCACCACACTTCACATAGACATGTAACAAGTGAACATGGCTATAGGAGTATCAAGTTTAAAACCAATAGTCGATTAGAGGAATGAAGGATGCATATGGATGCCACTTGAAAATTAAAATGCAAGCTATAGGAGATGAATTTACAGCTGTAACTGAACTCGCCATAGGTCAAACAATGGAAAAAGTTCCGATAGCAATAATTAGAGGGTACAATTGGATTCTATATGAAGGGGGGTCTGCAAAATATCTAAGCTTGATAAGGGTTGGATATAAATGCATGTTCGAGGGTGTCCCCCTAATTTCAGAGAAGCCAGGATTAGCTGAAAATTCGAAAAGCTGAAATGGAAGCCCATCTAAGTGAACTCAAATTGTTAAACAGAATTTCCATTTTCCAAGCAGAATAGCTTAGCTATATTATAATGCTTAGAAAAATTTTTATGTTAAGTTTTCCAGTTAAAACTGGGGATTTATGTGGAGTTTAGCAGAGTAAGTAGGAAATTCTTGACTAGCATCCCGGCGAAGGTGAGGAAGGCTTTGGGTTTAGAGGTGGGTGATATTCTTATGTGGGATGTGGAGGGAGATAAA belongs to Candidatus Culexarchaeum yellowstonense and includes:
- a CDS encoding UxaA family hydrolase → MKVLGYIRSDGRVGVRNHVVILPTVICSRVVAERISEIVGAVCIDNQHGCGQIGADLEQTERTLIGIGGNPNVAAVLVVGLGCEAVRPERVADKIATTGKLVEHIVIQDLGGTLKAMERGVSITRKFIQEVSKLRREEVDISNITLALECGGSDATSGFVANPVAGYVADKLIDLGGRVVFSETTEVIGAEHLLAKRAVSREVAEKLLEVVRRVEEKAKSMKVDLLGGNPSPGNIKGGITTIEEKSLGAIYKAGTKPLQGVLDYAEPIPSKSGLYFMDTPGQDIESIVGMLAGGAQIVIFTTGRGTPTGSPIAPVIKITGNPETYKLMEENIDFYAAVIEGKETIQEAGERLFNEMIEVINGKPTKAEALKQWEFAIHKLVSTF
- a CDS encoding UxaA family hydrolase is translated as MSSSCSGVFRGVAVVLHERDNVATALANLCRGCEVVVGRGGEEIRVVLLNDIPFGHKFALEDIPQNGYVIKYGEVIGRATKPIKRGEHVHIHNVESLRGRGDLGVNGR
- a CDS encoding HEPN domain-containing protein, with amino-acid sequence MQHIDEVNILRRRAYAFLRIAETSFNNGDYDLTVFLCEQAVQLYLKSLLLEEIGDYPRTCSITRLLQLFQKLKGLEDLYKLYQERRYEFTVLEDSYIASRYLPKEYSREEAEKILNLAREVLKYRILH
- a CDS encoding nucleotidyltransferase domain-containing protein, which translates into the protein MVREWKPYAEKIANAAKQLLPDAEVYVFGSVIRGEAVGGSDVDILIKSDNLPNDNFGRARLKFKIEEICNLPPYHPFEIHLANSQEMKFYARIKELTKIE
- a CDS encoding DUF2400 family protein, which gives rise to MIDNLEFCYVRRVMDEAYERLCDVYLGTSVLGPVRLYSARDSVDREFWALFCALIDFQMPVVSVLNPMLIGLVKHIEKRNLSFLDLIYDAKLAENILKGFEWHSPRGSRIGFTHRFVKIGDIIGLFAAFKRVHEVYGSLGNLVKELYARHRWDSEPMEGVLRGLLGVMQNYGGRPPLIPKSINSPLKRFNLFFRWLVRPYPDMGLWSFINKRHLLVSLDLGLQRVLTRAFQLKVALNWRGVLEATRFLRGINPEDPTKYDYVLSRVSIMGYCAKNLARSQCYLCPLINICKSSKLPRIVEAKPLTSVEMEILEDFLKIHGGEFDKVVTEYTLGRYSADALMHAKTCNEYIVEVERELNYMAIGQAVTYRYLYYKHNGKMAKPMIICRKASRELKEAAQLEQGIEVVEVSEI
- a CDS encoding endonuclease NucS, which produces MTDYFLISVSSRQNLDLCMRYALAGFTNSINGLWTFLDVEEGDYVSFLYGARVYNLYKVVKKEAYEDADRLPPWPPITFKVSRRTYYFPFRLHLRQERELCEPMVRPEFSYVAENLLLRGDYRKTHFQADAVTFYNVSNMGSICDKSGEKLELGGKTFVPKIVFDRGRQKDPWKFYFQELILQSLVRKKMRNVLGEILSNFNISLPESEFEILGEKALPEGFVDVFIKLKHPQGSNIYLLVEVKTGRAGRNELEQLKSYVREFGNECRGGILIAKEFSKKNIKTNRNILLIKYEFEQISKDEEYSYDQLMQKLNFEIVQ
- a CDS encoding putative sulfate/molybdate transporter, yielding MAKMRVMGSKNQADEGGLKFNLRELGGALGDFGPLHPLFLTYVKILNLDPANIMFVMGVSNLVIGIYYKLPLPIEPMKAIAIYALSSKWDANLVYATSFGTALVWLLLSTTGLLDKILWIVPECVARGIQLALAIYLLMESVELMQTSILLSLLSIAIIALCTAIRKRKFVPATIILYCIGILIALQNDGGAATLSLHIPRIHFFTINDTLRGMLEVGFTQVFLTLSNAVIATRIAVNERFSRKIKDGQLALNMGLMNLLAAFFGCIPLCHGAGGFMAQYFYGARTGGAMVMEGLIEIISAILFSATVMWIFSNFPLAIIGAMLIPVSIELGKEILKLKKHIELIIALLVAITSYLTNLTIGFILGTTAYYILKRHTTPQLLN